In Metopolophium dirhodum isolate CAU chromosome 5, ASM1992520v1, whole genome shotgun sequence, the sequence tttttatttttacaaaaaaagcaAACTTTACAGTTTAAAGTACCCTATATTAAAGTATCACTGACTTACAGAAAAATCAGATCAAGATATTGTTAGGTTAGacaatttttcttcaaaaataaaaataaaataggcttgcatataatatttgatatgatttatgCACATGCTTAATAATTCTGCTAGTTTTATCTTCTTTCTTTTAGCTTAACCAAACAATATCTTTCCGTGTTCTAAATCTCAATTTAATTGTGGGAAtaaggtaaaaattattttagtctaaaataaaaaaaaacaatataggaatcaaataaaagtaaatacaatacattgttTGACAGATGTTAATGGTCACAACATTAAGTTGTGAAATTTAATGGTAATGCACAAAtgataataacttaaattatgcaaacataaaattgtattttcttaaaattggtttaaaattgtacaaccataaaatatcaatcaaaCAGTTTATGTTAAAAGACGtttgttacataaataaataaataggacTTGATACTTCATTATAGGGACTAGAGTTACCTTTTGAACCAtaactcaaataatatatattgatgcGTTACACTCTAGCAGATTGAGTTAATGCAGCCATAAAGACACTGTAACTACTGCGATCTGATTTTATATGCTGCACTTGGTGCATCGTAAGTGAACATTTACTCATAAATTGTGCATCACAAATAACACAAACATACTGATATTTTAATGCCTTATTTTTGGGGGGACTATATTTTGGTGGACAATGAGCAGAGCTTGATGAATGATCGTCTGAAGAAACCAGTGATAAGTCATCGGCATTCCATTCTGTTTTAACTGTTAGTGTCGTCTGATTGTCATGAGGTGAATTTGGAATAATGATTTTTGAACTACTTGGAATGTCTTGAACTTCAATAGTATCGCAACCATTTGGTTTTGTTTTTGACTCCTCTACACTTTCATCGCTACTAATATCGATTTCAACAGCTTCTTTCTTTAATGTCTTTACAGTTGCTTTTTCTGAATTTATTGAACCAGAGTCTGATGAAGATTTGGAAGCAGTCACAACCACCCTAGTGTTTTGATAACATCTgaaaatataatgacaatatttcaaatattattttatatttcaccaatttagaaatttagaaattataCCTTTTTCTTGTTTTGCGAGTGTTCAAAGTTTCCAAATCCATAAGTTGTGCAGCACTTAaacggttattcatttttttcttagtCTTAGCTTTCTTtaacttgtattttttataaacatcgtTGTAAGtatttagtttgtaatttgtttgaGTTGTATGGCatgataatgtattaaaatgcaATCGAAAATTTAACCATGTTTTAAAGCTTTTATAACAACCGCGACATATCACTTGTGATTCATCATCAAAGTAATAAAAACATACTCGTTCGCatatctaaaatacaaattcattCTTAGACACATACAAGACTttacaaaaaattgtatactcaCATTGGTATCATGTTCTTCTTCCATAggcctaaaaaaatattgtttatgattATGTTGAACTAATTAAATTGAgcttgaactaaaaaaaaaaaaaatggaaatacctctgaattttaaatggttgtagaccaacatttttcaaaaatttttgttttcgatAGCGTTCTTTCATGGTTGGCTTAATGATCTAGAAACAAGTtaaaaggtaataaataatacataatgaaaatagttattaattaatatcattgaTACATTGTTAAAAATGAATCAAATAGGTGTGACTTTAAACCAagtcacaaatatttttaactgtaattAATTGGATTGCAAGGAAATCCTGTACTCTTTTAAGTCGTAATAATATGCTTCTAGTAACGgacatcacatattataattgtgaaaaaaaaacatttcaatagTATTAGTACTTTTATAAAGAATATTAGGATATTATAGTAGAGCCTATATGCCTATACTACTA encodes:
- the LOC132944507 gene encoding uncharacterized protein LOC132944507 — its product is MKERYRKQKFLKNVGLQPFKIQRPMEEEHDTNICERVCFYYFDDESQVICRGCYKSFKTWLNFRLHFNTLSCHTTQTNYKLNTYNDVYKKYKLKKAKTKKKMNNRLSAAQLMDLETLNTRKTRKRCYQNTRVVVTASKSSSDSGSINSEKATVKTLKKEAVEIDISSDESVEESKTKPNGCDTIEVQDIPSSSKIIIPNSPHDNQTTLTVKTEWNADDLSLVSSDDHSSSSAHCPPKYSPPKNKALKYQYVCVICDAQFMSKCSLTMHQVQHIKSDRSSYSVFMAALTQSARV